The nucleotide window CACTATTATTTTAGTAGTACTATTTTCTTGATTTTGGTATAAtaaggaaaataatatttttcggaTATaacccttcaataaatatatgaCAACTTGAATCGATTAGAATAAACATCTTCACGTTATTTTGTCAAATTCTTTGACTCCAAATCATATCTTACCTACATAATTCATTCATTaatgattcttcttttttttttcagaagaaTATTACATTAGCCTTTTGAATAATTTATCGGGTGATTTTTCATtaacaatttattttttctattaatatccttctttttttattttcatccatCACTTATATCGATATCGTTTATTCATCATCTCTACTATCTATGCCTTAGGAACGTCGCTCCACTCATCTATCACCTCGGTCCTTACTCACATCACGGGGTATTTATGTTTATGTGTGATTTTCTTCGATCGTCGTGTTTATTATTTTCGATCACTTTTCATCACCTATCATCTCCGTCGAAGCGatgttatttataattatatctttCTGATCGTCGTGTTTGTGTTTCTTcgtttctctttttttctcttctctctcatGTTAGTTTGAAGGTCACTGGTTTCAGCTTGAAGCTTAGAAAGAGGCAAAGGTGGTGGTGATCAAACACCATGTTCGCCGGAAGGCAGGCAAGCTGAGAACGTCCCACGAGCAGATGACTCATAAATGGCATATCCGGCGGATAACTCATAGAAGACAGGGAGCACCGATTTGGCGATGGGTCCCATGCCGAACGGACATATCAGGCGGCGTTGGGCTCCTGCGAGCGGATGCGACGGAAGTACCTCGAAACATGCCTGACGACGCGACATCGTCTGGTCGAGGCAGGAAATCCGAGCCGTGGCATCAACTCGACCTCGAAACATGCGTGGTGACGCGGCAGTCAGTCATTCGCCCACCAGACGATATCCTGCGGAGTTTGGAAAAGCCATGCACGATGCTGCACATCAAATCAAACTACAGTGACAATATTCTCCGAATTATTTGACCCTCCCACCGAACATGATTTAAATATTCATAGAGTTTACGGCCTGCTTTGAGAAATTATCATTCACATGCAAACCTATGATTTCATATTCTACTATTAATAGTTCATCCTTTTTCCTCTAATTTCCTTTTTTGCATTGCAGAATAAAGAGAAATTGTCAGTCAATTATGCACACCATGTCAGAGGATCCGATCTGTCACGatcctcaatatatatatatatatatatatatatatatatatatatatatatatataaaagagttaATTAGCCAATAAGTAATTTATTAAATAGAAAGGAATATTTTCTGAAATGCTGTGTCCTCCTGCGTATTATCCTTAGGAAGAAGAATATCCGGCGGGATATTCCCACTGCATTGTTGAAAGAACGGCGTTTCGACATCCCATCTCTTTCCACCCGTTCGAGTTACCTTTCTGTGAACTGGAGAATCCCGTAGGGTCCTTGCTGACTGGATAAGGTGCTCCCGTTATATAATGTGGACTACTCGTACTATTTTGGAGAAGCTGGACCCCACCATCGCCACCGACCTTTCTACGTACCATAAAgtgccaccaccacctcctcctccgcctcgaaGAAGGTCTCTTTAGCGCAAATGGCGTACATACGAATGAAGCGGGCCACCGGCCCGCTCGACGGCGAAGTTAAGGCGCGCCTGCGTGGAGACGGCGCCCTCCGCGTCGCTGGCTATGCCAGTACCGGCAGCGACCAAGGCGCCGCCACCTGCCTCTCCCGTCTCGTCCACGCCTTCATTGAGACTGGCGGCCACGATACCCCCTCTTCGCCCAAGGATGATGGAGACGACGAAGATGGGTCCGAAGCGGACGCTGCCGCTTTCGATCGGGATCGCGCCGCCGCGAAGATAGTCCGGGAGCTGATATGCCCCGCGGTGGACATGAATCAGTTCCGAAGGAGGCTGGCGGGCGAGGTCTACGAGACGGCGGAGGGGTTCGCCTGGCTAAGGTCAAGCTGCGGTGGTTCTGCCTTCCGGCGCGCGGTGATGGCGCGGCTGAGGGATGCGGGGTACAATGCCGGGATCTGCAAGGCGAGCTGGGAAACCTCCGGCGGTCTCACCTGCGGGAGTTACGAGTACATCGACGTGGTGGCGACGGCGGGGGAAGGGGATGGCGACGAGCAGGGGAGAAGGTACATCGTGGACTTGGAGTTCGCGGCGGAGTTCGAGGTGGCGAGGGCGACGGAGGGGTACAAGGAGGTGGTAGCGGCGCTGCCGAGGGTGGCGGTGGCGGGGGAGGAGGCGGTGAGGGCGGCTGTGCGGGCAGTGGCGGACGCGGCGCGGAGGTCGCTGCGGGCGCGGGGCCTGCACGTGCCGCCATGGCGGAAGAGCCGCTACATGCTCGCCAAGTGGCTCGGGCCCTACCGGCGGACGACCAACCCAGTGCCGACCTCGCTCCCCGCCGCGCCGCCTGGCGGCGACGTGAAGTGCCGCGCGGTGGGGTTTCCCACGGCGGCAAGGCTGTTGGCGGCCCCCACCGCCAGGACCCGGTAGTAGAGCCGGCGACGGGCGCGGCGAGCAGTGACCGAGTTCTTTTTCCTTGTCTATAAGCGGTGATCGACCAAGTCGGTGACGTGACAGCGATGACGTGGGCGAATCTGTCTCGTGATTGACCAATTATAACGGGACCACGTTTTGTGGATAATCGGTAATCATACCGGTCGAGGATGTCATATCCTTTTCTGTAGAACATGCAATGTAGTAAGAGCAGAGGCCGAGGCTGATTTGACGTGGCACACAGCATCACTGCCGTTGAATCATGATTCGACGGGCTGATGGACCTCGCGGTCATCCTCAGAGATGGGTCCCGCTCGTGGTTGCCGATAGCGGCCGCCAATCTGGCGTGAGACGCACGACGCGGTGCATAATTGAGCTGGGCCCCCACCGTACCAGGTTCATCTCAACCGCTCATCTTGGAGCGACATCTGATGTGACGCGCACGAGAGAGGTAGTGGTCTGGGTTCTTGATCTTGAAGTCCGACGGCAACGTCGGTCGTGACTCGGGTTGCGTGGTTCGAGATCATCCGTTGGTGGTGGATGCATTGATATCGTCAATGGAAATATGCATC belongs to Musa acuminata AAA Group cultivar baxijiao chromosome BXJ1-11, Cavendish_Baxijiao_AAA, whole genome shotgun sequence and includes:
- the LOC135597106 gene encoding uncharacterized protein LOC135597106, encoding MAYIRMKRATGPLDGEVKARLRGDGALRVAGYASTGSDQGAATCLSRLVHAFIETGGHDTPSSPKDDGDDEDGSEADAAAFDRDRAAAKIVRELICPAVDMNQFRRRLAGEVYETAEGFAWLRSSCGGSAFRRAVMARLRDAGYNAGICKASWETSGGLTCGSYEYIDVVATAGEGDGDEQGRRYIVDLEFAAEFEVARATEGYKEVVAALPRVAVAGEEAVRAAVRAVADAARRSLRARGLHVPPWRKSRYMLAKWLGPYRRTTNPVPTSLPAAPPGGDVKCRAVGFPTAARLLAAPTARTR